The following DNA comes from Musa acuminata AAA Group cultivar baxijiao chromosome BXJ1-4, Cavendish_Baxijiao_AAA, whole genome shotgun sequence.
aaaaaaaaaaaacaccatcACGGTGGAGGTGCAGAGCGAAATGTGCCCGAGGCGAGTGAGTCGGAAAAACTTGATCTATGCCAAGAGAAATCTACCATGGCAAAGGCATAGGGCGAAATGAGCCCAAggcatgagtcgagaaaacttgGCCCACGTCAAGAGAAATCCGCCATAGTGGTGGCGCAGAGTGGAATGTGCTTGAGGCATGTAATTTAGAAAAACCCGACCTACACCAAGAGAAATCTGCCACGACATAAGCACAAGGCGAAATGTGCCTAGTGGCATGAGTCGGATGAAGGTGCAAGTTAGCAATAGGCATATCAAATGAATTAAACTTCACACTCCGAGCTTATCTAAACAAGAGCACCAAAGCACGCTTAAGGGAGGGAGGGGAGAGACATGATATGAGATATATTAATAGTTAATCATCATCTGACACGTAAGTGCCACATGGAAGCTATCGTAGACAGAGAAAAGTTCATGTTATCACCAGTTTGTCTGCTCGCATGGACAAAAGTAAGGCAAGCTATTTAAGGCTCTCTCTCCCTACCGTCTACGTGGACAAAACATCGAGGAACGTTGGAGTGATTACAAATTATCCCCTATAAGacccaaaataaataataattctcGACTCTACATTGGAGGCTCTTTTAAAAAGACCTCAATGATTGATTTGAGCGTCAAAGGATCGAGttaaaaattttttttctaacaTCAGTCTTAGGGACCACCTTATGAGCCCAACATTTCCTCCTCACCTCAGATATTCCTATATCCTCGGGTTTGGACCACGTAGAATTAACATCAATGATGATTTCCCGCTTCAATGCAATATAATCATTTGCATCACATATTTATGTACCCAAATTCTATATGGTAAAGGTAGAATTGTGAGTTTATAAAATTAGCTTATGAACAATTCGCTCTCACGTCCTCAGTTGCTTACAAGTGCTGGCTAATCTCTCTCTTCAATGATGCATCACACATCGAAGTAAAATGAACCTCGAGTCGGGTCCAAATTAAGAGAACCCAAAGTACGTGTCCGTTGTGAAACAGATGCAGAATCACAGGAAAATGTTTGAAACAGATGCAGAATCACAGGAAAatgtttgatttcattagaaggcacAAAAGCATAAACTTCTAACAGTATTGCATCAAAACCCTACATAAGAAGTACTTGACGCATTCAAACAGACGTAATTTCCAGAAACATCTACCAACGGTCATCCAGAATACATCAGTGACTTGGATTTTCATCTTTTATGGGTCTTTCCTCCTGATGTGGAGTGTTCTTAATAACatctaagattattttttggcagATAGAAATATCCAAGATTTAAAGACTGCCGCCACATTCATGCTTTCTTCTCCCTTGCTGGTGCAGGAAGCAACTGTGGCAAAGCAAAGCCAGCAAAAAACGGGGAATCAGAATTTTGCAGAGATTCTCTTGAAAAGTTATGGTTGATTTAGTAAGAGCTACCTGATAACAGGAAATGAGAGAAGTTACGAATCCAAGGGCTCCCGTCACTCGAGGTGTGATCTTCTTTGGGGCCAGTTGAAGCAGCCCAATAGCAACCACAAAATCCATGGAGGCTTTTATCAGAGCTAGCTGCCTTTGATTTAATTGCTTGATCTTGTTGTGGTACTGCTCATCCTGAAATTTCACGAGGAGAACATAGAGCATTTTGAACACAAAAGAAAACACCCAGAGATGGTGTGAATTATGGACAAACATACCTTAGATCTGTCGACATGCTTCAGCTCCTTCTCTAACTTCGTCACTGCTGAAGATATTCTCCCAAGTTCTCCTAACTAAAAGTTGATATAAGGTATAACTGTGCTTGAGCAATAGATTATGGAACAAAATACTAACAAATTGCTGATACTCATCATACAACAAAGTTTGCCACGTGTTTTTTCAAAGATTTAAGTCCAAAAAGGTGAACATTCAGAGCAATGACACAAACCTCAAGCAAAGTGGTGCATGCTGAAGATCCCATCCAACAATAAAGAGAAATTCTGCCAAGTAGCTCTGCACGCTCTTTATTCTTTGATACAAATGAATAAATCAGTCTTTCTACTTGTTTACATGTAAAAGAGGCCAGAAATTATAATTTCAGAGTTGATTCGGGAAGCCCAAACCTTGTATATCCCTGTTCTGCTTGCCCAGACAATTTGATCCAAAAATAAGAATGTTGACAACAATGCATTTTTTGACTGCACAAATCATTTTGTAAGCTAAAAGCGGAAAGGACCTCCTGCAAATATACTGCAGAAAAAATTACTATCTACATACCTTTCCAAGTAAAATGACAGGGAGAGAAGATCCTGGGGATGGTGGAGTTATAAGAGCATGTAGATCGTTAACAAACTGCACATTAAAGAGATGAGGTTGCAAAAACATAAAAGCAGGAACCATTCAATCGTCTATTTCCAACCACAAAAAAGTAAATCTCACCTTAAAAAGTCGAAACACTTTACGTGCCAAGCTAGTTGTTTTATCAACATTCTGTGCGGTGCCAGGCTTTCCATTGCTCAAGAATTTTGAGCCATACTGGATAGCCCTACAAATCTTATCTCTTGCTTCAGCTTTATTCAAATACAAAACCAAGAGCGCAAGCTCTGCTCTTGTAGCATCTAATGTGATAGTCATGGGTCTGATGACCAATGATAGTACCCAATTTCAATCGTCAGTAGAAGGCAGTGTCAAAAGAAGAATCTAAACCAATTCCAACGATATTATAGACAATTTAATCAGATTTGAGATTATGAAATACAAAGAGAAACCTAGCAGACAAAAGTAATGAAGACATGTTTGAATGAAAGAATCCCTTTTATTTTAACAATTAGTAAAATACAAATGTATTCGAAAtacttggcagatttttgtgcacaagtttaaaatatttttcctgTTAATGAATGACAATATCTAATCATAGACAAGATGGATACTTTTCATTTTATGAACATGGTAGCATCAAAGGCTTCTAATGATGTTGTTTTATAATTTGGCTTCCATGCTTTACCTTATTGTCCCTGATATATCTATAAAAGGACATACAAAATATTAGTAAGTGTTGATATATTCTGGTACAGTACAATATGTTTTCCTACATACTAGTCATCAGACCAGCATAGGACAGTCATAAAATTGTGATAAATCCATGATGTATACCAATACACATATTTCAGGCTAGAGGCATAGCATATTGTTTGAGGTAGTTGCTTCCTAGTCAAGCAAGCTAGGTCTATCTTTAATGTTTTTCATCTGTAATAAagcaaataaattattttattattaggtATATCTAATATGTTGTCATCTGTAATATAGTTTGTTCAAATATGGTGTCCATTCTTCATAGCTATAGGTATatctattgctttgacttgaaagaAGAATTTGTGCCTGGACATAATAAAATAACAGATTTTAGTGTTCAGTTGGTAAATTTCCATCTTGTAACTAGTTCATAGCAAGCAAGTATTTTGTCCTTGGTGGCTTGTTCATGAGTCTAATCTGCTACACTTATCAAGTGTATCAAAAGCAGCTAGCCATACAGCCCTGCAGTAAAACAACTTACAAAGACAGAATTTTAGTTTTCGTTACAAAGTGTCTCACTCCACAGAGACACCTTAAATTGTTTAATGATCATAATAAATTTCTCAACAAAGAGCAACTAAAATTGTATTCAGAAAGTATCATTtaatttatgataacatatagTCTATTATAGATGTAGGAAGAGATCCGATACTATTTTGACAAGCAAAAGACTTCTTTTATGATaacagaggaagaaaaagagaaaagaaaatataacaaTAGTAAGTGAAAAATCGGGAAAAAAGATAATTACACTACTCATTGTGTCTCAAAAAATAAATTCCAGTGATGCAGGTCATACACCTCCACACATTTCATATGTGGATGATGTGATCATACCATTGGAACTTAAAATATGACCTCACACCATTCAtaagataatataatttta
Coding sequences within:
- the LOC135655917 gene encoding peroxisomal membrane protein 11-5-like — translated: MTITLDATRAELALLVLYLNKAEARDKICRAIQYGSKFLSNGKPGTAQNVDKTTSLARKVFRLFKFVNDLHALITPPSPGSSLPVILLGKSKNALLSTFLFLDQIVWASRTGIYKNKERAELLGRISLYCWMGSSACTTLLELGELGRISSAVTKLEKELKHVDRSKDEQYHNKIKQLNQRQLALIKASMDFVVAIGLLQLAPKKITPRVTGALGFVTSLISCYQLLPAPAREKKA